DNA from Deltaproteobacteria bacterium:
CGATTATCAGCAACAGTGGCTGATGTTTTTTGATCTTTCAGCAGTTATTCAGCCTGACTACTCTGGCCATAGTACGCCTCAGGGCCATGGTGAGGGACAAGCACCACTGGCATTGGTTGCAGGAAATGGCCGGTTTAATCGCAGATTTTGGGAAGATCAAATATTTGATAGGCTTGTGACTGCTTGTGCAAACTCAACCGGCATCACTTATTCGGAGTTAACTCAATAGCCACATATCAAAATAATAGTAAGTGCATGAAAGGGCCGAACCTCGAGTAGTGCCCGAAGCAGGCATAGCTATTTTATACAATAACTTCCTATGCTTACATATAGGGAGGGGATGAGCAAGAGGTTCATAACATATGTCTTTTCACTACCCTAAGTTTTACAACGGACCTTGCATCATCCTCGCTCATTAACTGCACTTTTTCCATATTCCGAACTATCTCCAGTTCATCCTTCTCAGAGTTCAGGCGATCATATTCTTGCTTGAGGTCAGAAATAGTCCTCTGGAGATCTTCGGCCTCTTTTCTGTATTCATTAACCTTTTGTTTTTCCTGGGCCACTTGATCCGCCAGCCTGGCAAGTTCCTGTCTGAGCGATTCTTGCTGTTGGCGCTCTGATTCAAGCTTTCGCAGCTCTTCACGGTTTTCATCAAGCGACTTCCTTCGTTGCTCGATCTCCGCGTCAATCTGCTTGCCTTCAGATTCAAGTTCTCGTATCTCTTCACGTCTTTTATCAAGTGCTTTCACACATTGATCAATCTCCGCGTCAAGGCGTATTTTTTTTGACGTTAAATCGGCAACACTTGAGGCATCTTCGATAATAGACTCGATCCGCCGGCGGTATGAGAGACAAACAGCTAAAGCTGCGATGGATATAAACAAAGCCAACATTGTTGTAAATACCCATAACCAAACTGGTACTACCATCTTTTTGACCTCACCTATTAGTTAGTATCTCGGAGTTTCTATCCCGCCTCGGCGGGATTAAAATAAAAGTGGTTTATTGAGGCATGTTATGTTTGCCTCAAACATGCCTGCCCGCCAGGTGGCAGGCGGAGAATATTATAAGCGAAGAGCAGAGAGCGTGGAGCATAGTGTTATTTTCTCTCTTTGCTCTTTGCCTCATGCTCTATGCATTTAAGCCTAGTTTTCCATCATTCCGCCGGTCCCATAATCTCGTAAAGCTACTTGTTTAGGCCCGGCGCTCACTATATAATATATCTTACCAGATTGAAAATTTCAAGAAAACTAAAATCGCCTCTTTACAAAAATCTGTGGGTGAACGGTTAAGCCCATTCAGGATAACAAACTGTTTTTTCATAGAAAATTATACGTCAGGAGCAAATATTTTTAGTCTCACATGATAAACGTCGGCCGGTTCGGCGGTGCGATGAGAATGGGTCTCTAAAAAGCTCGTCGGAATTGCGCCGGGTAAATCGGCCGGTGCCTCGGAGATAAAAATATAGTTTGACAACCCACAGATTTTTTCAAAGAACCCTAAAATTTTTGATTGAGATGGCAAATCACGCGATTTAATGACGGTCATTTCATTCGCAGAGCTTTAGGGCGATTTTTTTAATATCCTGTGAAAAAGGAGAATTTGGGGCCTCAGTCATAATGGGTTTCATCCTTGCGATGGCCTCCCCTACAGTATCATCCTCGCGTATGGTCATAACTTCCGAACTCGTGACCCCCAGATAATTTTGCATAAGATTCTGAATAACATTACCTGCTTTTGCATCATTCCCCGTTCGTACCCTGTTGACAACCACAAAGGGTGTAATCTCCGATAGGATTTTTTTTGCGGAATCCGTTACCTCTGAGTCGATCTTGCGAGCCTCTTTAAAAAAGCCTTCCATGGTCTTCAGGTGGGGATAGTTTTCAAAGTCCTTTGCCTTTTCCAAAAGCTCTAAGATTTCAAAACATTTTTTGTGCTTGAAAAAAAACGCGAACCGCCTGAAGACCGCTGCCTTGATAAAGCTGTATACATTCAATAGGGATGGCACTTCAGGGGTGGTGATAAAAAGTGTCTTTTTGGCAATGATTGCAAAATCTACTACGTTATATGAAGTACCCGGTGCCAGGTCCAGAATTACAAGGTCAACACCTAAGCCAAAAAGGTGCCTGATAAGTTTCATCTTCTTCTGGTATTGCATGTTTGTTATACCGGGGATATCACCTCCTCGAATTATTCCCAAGTTTTTTATGTTCGTATCCTCAATAATATCAGCAAGTTTATTTACTTTATTTTGAACAAAGTCATCGAGACTGTACTTTGAATCCCTTATGCCAAAGACCGCATGGAGGTTTGAGGCTCCAAAGTCAAGGTCAACAGCAACAATTTTTTTGCCCAATCGTGAAAGTGCAATGGCAAGATTCGCGGAAATCGTGCTTTTACCTACTCCGCCCTTTGGTCCAATAACGGCTATAATGTTTTTGCCCTTTTCCATAAATGTAGGATTTGTGTGATAATCTTTTCAATCCAAGTTTAAAAAAGCCTTCAAGTCTTTTTCAAGGGTATCACGCTCAGAAGGCTTTTCCTTTAAATTCAGTGATAAAGCCTCCTTGACTTTTGCGACTATGAGTTCAGGGTCAAGGGGATCTGAAATGAGTAATTCCTTGCGTATTCCATGCCCCTCGAATCTGGCTATGATTGACCATTTTCCAAACACAATCACGGGTATATGCTCCAATGTCTCGCACAGATTTCGTATTTGATTTACCTCTTCTG
Protein-coding regions in this window:
- a CDS encoding P-loop NTPase, which produces MEKGKNIIAVIGPKGGVGKSTISANLAIALSRLGKKIVAVDLDFGASNLHAVFGIRDSKYSLDDFVQNKVNKLADIIEDTNIKNLGIIRGGDIPGITNMQYQKKMKLIRHLFGLGVDLVILDLAPGTSYNVVDFAIIAKKTLFITTPEVPSLLNVYSFIKAAVFRRFAFFFKHKKCFEILELLEKAKDFENYPHLKTMEGFFKEARKIDSEVTDSAKKILSEITPFVVVNRVRTGNDAKAGNVIQNLMQNYLGVTSSEVMTIREDDTVGEAIARMKPIMTEAPNSPFSQDIKKIALKLCE